A portion of the Candidatus Dependentiae bacterium genome contains these proteins:
- a CDS encoding cyclase family protein: protein MNYKKIIDISWPISENMTAYKDRKVVAVTHTKTWEADKAREALITLGTHTGTHVDTPPHFMEQGPTIDQLDLAKLIGPCTVFDMTHIQDSIGCDDLEKLPIQADQIILFKTKNSALEPHAPFNPQFIYLNASGAQFLVDKKVRAVGIDYLGIERGQPGHETHLWLLEKNIPIIEGLRLSHVQAGEYFFCCLHLALAELEAAPARAILMQK, encoded by the coding sequence ATGAATTATAAAAAAATCATCGATATCAGCTGGCCAATTTCAGAAAATATGACCGCATACAAAGACAGAAAAGTAGTCGCGGTTACCCATACCAAAACCTGGGAAGCGGACAAAGCACGCGAGGCGCTTATCACGCTGGGCACCCATACCGGAACCCATGTTGATACACCACCACATTTTATGGAGCAAGGTCCAACCATTGACCAGCTCGATCTTGCAAAGCTGATTGGTCCATGTACTGTTTTTGATATGACGCATATTCAAGATTCGATTGGTTGTGACGATTTGGAAAAGCTTCCAATTCAAGCGGATCAGATAATTTTATTTAAAACAAAAAATAGTGCACTTGAACCCCATGCCCCTTTTAATCCTCAATTTATTTACTTGAATGCATCGGGAGCTCAATTTCTTGTAGACAAAAAAGTGCGTGCGGTGGGGATTGATTATCTGGGAATCGAACGTGGCCAGCCCGGACATGAAACGCATCTCTGGTTGCTTGAGAAAAATATTCCTATCATCGAAGGCTTACGCCTTAGTCATGTTCAGGCTGGAGAGTATTTCTTTTGCTGCTTGCACTTGGCTCTTGCTGAGCTTGAAGCAGCGCCAGCAAGAGCAATTTTGATGCAAAAGTAG
- a CDS encoding nucleotidyltransferase substrate binding protein, whose product MEQLKLKHEQACKAVKTLEDILVRLEKSRSGDKNQEDFIVNRDATIQRFEYSVDTTWKYLKLFLFKFYGVEMNSPKTVFKEAYKNRIISDHEITCALDMVDARNMTSHAYDEETADRVVEQIPRFTILLNKLLALCSPDSKNKK is encoded by the coding sequence ATGGAACAGCTAAAATTGAAACATGAGCAAGCGTGCAAGGCGGTTAAGACGCTTGAAGACATTCTTGTTCGTTTAGAAAAAAGTAGATCAGGCGACAAAAATCAAGAAGACTTTATTGTGAATCGTGATGCAACAATTCAGCGATTTGAATATTCGGTCGATACTACCTGGAAGTATCTTAAGCTCTTTTTATTTAAGTTTTACGGTGTCGAAATGAACAGTCCAAAAACCGTTTTTAAAGAAGCTTATAAAAATCGTATTATCTCTGATCATGAAATTACCTGTGCACTTGATATGGTTGATGCACGGAATATGACTTCTCATGCTTATGACGAAGAGACAGCTGATCGGGTTGTTGAACAAATACCACGGTTTACTATTTTACTGAATAAATTATTGGCTCTTTGCTCTCCAGATTCGAAGAATAAAAAATAA
- a CDS encoding nucleotidyltransferase domain-containing protein — protein sequence MLENNFQDLLIKIIKAHLPACKILLFGSRARSEHGSRSDIDLALDNSQAIPGHVLLEIKDAVAESNVPFFVDIVDLHTASDRLKKEIERDGVLWNS from the coding sequence ATGCTTGAGAACAATTTTCAAGATTTACTTATAAAGATTATCAAAGCTCATCTTCCGGCCTGTAAGATTCTTTTATTTGGATCACGAGCACGAAGTGAGCATGGTTCTCGCTCGGATATTGATCTTGCATTAGATAATAGTCAAGCTATTCCAGGACATGTTTTGTTGGAGATTAAAGATGCGGTTGCAGAATCAAATGTCCCTTTTTTCGTTGATATTGTTGATCTGCATACAGCTTCAGATCGGTTAAAAAAAGAGATAGAACGAGATGGGGTTTTATGGAACAGCTAA
- the gnd gene encoding decarboxylating 6-phosphogluconate dehydrogenase: MAHLKIGLVGLGRMGLSIAYRLVNAGHEVVGFDFSEQARQQAQELGAAVVTQLTDITQNLDALWLMVPAGNPVDDVIQQVLPTLSKETIIVDGGNSNFHDSIRRAKLLAEQGIALLDCGTSGGLHGRDIGFSLMIGGDKAAYETLIPAFQALAAPNGYEYMGPAGAGHYVKMIHNGIEYSMLQAYAEGFDLLKHGHYQNLDLEKISSVWSNGSIIRSWCLELAHQVFKQDQALETISGEIGENKTGQWTLDEAKLAHVPMKMLDQALAVRAWSRASGGNYGTKVVAMLRHAFGGHSIKKREI, encoded by the coding sequence TTTGACTTTAGTGAGCAGGCTCGTCAGCAAGCTCAGGAGTTGGGTGCAGCAGTTGTTACGCAACTCACCGATATTACACAGAATCTTGATGCGCTTTGGCTTATGGTCCCGGCTGGAAATCCTGTTGATGATGTTATTCAGCAGGTATTGCCAACATTGTCAAAAGAAACAATTATTGTTGATGGTGGCAATAGTAACTTTCATGATTCAATCAGACGTGCAAAACTTCTTGCAGAGCAGGGCATCGCCTTGCTTGATTGTGGAACATCGGGTGGTTTGCATGGTCGGGATATCGGATTTTCACTCATGATTGGCGGTGACAAAGCTGCATACGAAACATTAATTCCTGCATTTCAGGCGCTTGCAGCGCCCAATGGTTATGAGTACATGGGGCCAGCAGGTGCCGGTCACTATGTCAAGATGATTCACAACGGCATTGAATACTCAATGCTTCAGGCCTATGCCGAAGGTTTTGATTTACTCAAACATGGCCACTATCAAAATCTTGACCTTGAAAAAATAAGTTCAGTCTGGTCCAATGGTTCGATTATTCGCTCATGGTGCCTAGAGCTTGCGCATCAAGTTTTTAAACAAGATCAAGCCCTTGAGACAATTTCTGGAGAGATTGGCGAAAACAAAACCGGTCAATGGACACTTGATGAAGCCAAGTTGGCTCATGTTCCCATGAAAATGCTTGACCAAGCACTTGCAGTTCGTGCCTGGTCACGTGCGTCTGGTGGTAATTATGGAACCAAAGTTGTTGCAATGCTCCGGCATGCTTTTGGTGGCCACTCGATTAAGAAAAGAGAGATCTAA